The following proteins are co-located in the Triticum aestivum cultivar Chinese Spring chromosome 1A, IWGSC CS RefSeq v2.1, whole genome shotgun sequence genome:
- the LOC123056843 gene encoding uncharacterized protein translates to MEHAMPTMAAESEGATTDDDVHLSPTSVSSGGGGGGGGPPSVRFKILCSFGGRIMPRPSDGALKYIGGDTRVLAVPRSIRFRDLKKKVEEMFKTDVAAIKYQLLSSDDLDVLVSVTCDEDLAHMLDEYDRFEAKRSPSASPRFRVYVFVPHQVSASSVAAAVPAPVASSRHVSYARNQPHYHPHHHHLQPERERYVASVPGTPDGSPPYPDQPNGVASAGNSPRANIVEQAVFRGGMQRVRSSPNLGGLNAALLPFHDHAGDSPGGLAGYMSGSPVHPGGGHIFSQGSYNPYRSPQPQYSPAPVPVPHHAGVAGRYDARGGYARGGSYMAAPLAPALRSGRPVTRSGGAPYSEMQAPKKTATIWD, encoded by the exons ATGGAACATGCGATGCCCACGATGGCCGCGGAGTCCGAGGGCGCCACCACCGACGACGACGTGCACCTCTCCCCGACCAGCGTCAgcagcggtggtggaggaggaggaggcggcccccCCAGCGTCCGCTTCAAGATACTCTGCAGCTTCGGCGGCCGCATCATGCCCCGCCCGTCCGACGGCGCGCTCAAGTACATTGGCGGCGACACCCGCGTCCTCGCCGTGCCCCGCTCCATCCGCTTCCGCG ATTTGAAGAAGAAGGTGGAGGAGATGTTCAAGACGGATGTGGCGGCCATCAAGTACCAGCTGCTCTCCTCCGACGACCTCGACGTGCTCGTCTCCGTCACCTGCGACGAGGACCTGGCCCACATGCTCGACGAGTACGACCGGTTCGAGGCGAAGCGGTCGCCGTCCGCGTCGCCCCGTTTCCGCGTCTACGTCTTCGTGCCGCACCAGGTCTCCGCCTCGtcggtcgccgccgccgtccccgccccCGTCGCCTCTTCGCGCCACGTCAGCTACGCCCGCAACCAGCCGCACTACcatccccaccaccaccacctccagccgGAGCGGGAGCGCTACGTGGCCTCGGTGCCCGGCACGCCCGACGGAAGCCCGCCGTACCCGGACCAGCCCAACGGCGTCGCCTCGGCGGGTAACTCCCCGCGCGCCAACATCGTGGAGCAGGCCGTGTTCCGCGGCGGGATGCAGCGCGTCCGGAGCTCGCCCAACCTCGGCGGCCTGAACGCGGCACTGCTACCCTTCCATGACCACGCCGGGGACAGCCCCGGAGGCCTGGCTGGATACATGAGCGGCTCGCCCGTGCACCCGGGCGGCGGCCACATATTCTCGCAGGGCAGCTACAACCCCTACCGCAGCCCGCAGCCGCAGTACTctccagcgcccgtgcccgtgccgcACCACGCCGGCGTGGCCGGGAGGTACGACGCGCGTGGCGGTTACGCGCGGGGCGGCAGCTACATGGCGGCGCCGCTGGCGCCAGCGCTCCGGTCTGGCCGGCCGGTCACCAGGAGCGGCGGGGCGCCGTACAGCGAGATGCAGGCGCCGAAGAAGACGGCGACGATATGGGACTGA